In Nerophis lumbriciformis linkage group LG01, RoL_Nlum_v2.1, whole genome shotgun sequence, the genomic stretch TCAACAGGCTCTCCTTCCATTTGGGAATATTTAACACAAGCGAGGGTATTTCCCATGCAGGCGAGAATCATGCTCTGCAAAATCTTTGCATTGATTGTCTTACAAGGTCAGTCACACGAGCCAAACCTTTGCCAGTTTTCTTTCCCTAATAACATATTTCCTGTGCACTAAAAGGTGTGTGGAGGTGTGAGGCGTGGGTCATGTCCGAGGTCAAGCCCGGAGGTGTCTCAGGCCCCGGCACGGAGTTGACCTCCGGTGGAGTCGCAGCTCTTAACAATGAGGCGTCGGAACCAAAGTCCAGATCTAAGCGCTGCACCTGTTATTCTTACAAGGATAAGGAGTGCATCTATTACTGTCATTTGGACATCATCTGGATCAATACGCCTGAGTAAGACACGCTTTGGTCATTCCTTATTTGATGTCTTTTCAAACAGCCATCTGCCCTCTCAAGTATAGACAAACAACTTTACGTAACATCTCTCCTAAATATAGTTGTTACTGATACTTGGTACAGTTGCTTTCTGCTGACGACTTTGACATTTTAGACATTTTCCGGCTTGCAAAAAGCCGTAATGTATactgcttttatatatatatatatatatatatatatatatatatatatatatatatatatatatatatatatatatatatatatatatatatatatatatatatatatatatatatatatatatatatatatcatttttgtgAATGACCACAACTACACAAGAAAGTTACAAAAGACTAACCAGTTATCTTAGGAAAACTACAGCTTGGACAAATATTTTGCCCATAATCCGTAAAAcgggtgattaaaaaaaaaaaaatgccacccgatatttaaaaaatgaaaaaccaTAGAAAATCTAGCTTGAACACGTGTCGTGCAAAACTTTTGAGTatttacaaacctcgtttccatacgagttgggaaattgtgttagatgtaaatataaacggaatacaatgatttgcaaatccttttcaacccatattcaattgaatgcactacaaagacaagatatttgatgttcaaactcgtaaactttattttttttttgcaaataataattaaccaaagtggttgggaaagggcatgttcaccactgtgttacatggcctttccttttaacaacactcagtaaacgtttgggaactgaggagacacatttttttaagcttctcaggtggaattctttcccattcttgcttgatgtacagcttaagttgttcaacagtccgggggtctccgttgtggtattttaggcttcataatgcaccacacattttcaatgggagacaggtctggactacaggcaggccagtctagtacccgcactctttta encodes the following:
- the edn3b gene encoding endothelin-3b, yielding MQARIMLCKIFALIVLQGVWRCEAWVMSEVKPGGVSGPGTELTSGGVAALNNEASEPKSRSKRCTCYSYKDKECIYYCHLDIIWINTPERTVPYGMSSYQGAQRLRRAVVGNQSEREQTHTQRCVCASFDADPECHQFCQPSSPQSGLNRSLHRSPGPG